The Flavobacterium psychrophilum genome includes a region encoding these proteins:
- a CDS encoding 5-formyltetrahydrofolate cyclo-ligase, with protein MLKKDLRLHYKNLRQALSLDEIEDKSLAIANNLLKMDIWDNIYFHLFLTMEEQREVHTEFILNILAGKDKEVIVSRSDFETHTMIHFLLTDNTRLMKNQFGIPEPVDGIEVPSNKIDVVFVPLLAFDNNGQRVGYGKGFYDRFLNECKQDVVTIGLSFFEAEEEAIETNTTDVPMDYCVTPLKVYSFG; from the coding sequence ATGCTTAAAAAAGACCTCCGCCTTCATTATAAAAACCTGCGCCAGGCATTGTCACTTGATGAGATTGAAGACAAAAGCCTTGCTATCGCCAACAATCTTTTAAAGATGGATATATGGGATAACATCTATTTTCACCTGTTCCTTACAATGGAAGAACAGCGTGAGGTGCATACGGAATTCATCCTAAATATACTTGCCGGAAAAGATAAAGAGGTGATTGTATCACGTTCGGATTTTGAAACACATACTATGATTCATTTTCTGCTGACGGATAATACGCGCCTGATGAAGAACCAGTTCGGCATACCAGAGCCTGTAGATGGTATAGAAGTGCCTTCTAATAAGATTGATGTGGTGTTTGTGCCTCTTTTAGCTTTTGACAATAACGGACAGCGTGTAGGCTACGGAAAAGGCTTTTACGACCGTTTCCTAAACGAATGCAAACAGGATGTTGTAACAATCGGCTTATCCTTCTTTGAAGCCGAAGAAGAAGCTATTGAAACTAATACCACCGATGTACCTATGGATTACTGTGTAACGCCTTTGAAAGTGTATTCTTTTGGTTAA
- a CDS encoding succinylglutamate desuccinylase — MAINKNITILGEEVLPGESRTITMEIARLHTMTKLKIPIIVERSKLAGPTVLFSAGLHGDEINGIEIVRQMIARKINKPKRGTIICIPVINIFGFVNQSREFPDGRDLNRVFPGSKNGSLASRFAYYLLKEVIPNVDYCIDFHAGGASRFNAPQIRIVPNNPELKELSDVFNAPFTLYSKNITGSFRSACGKLGVKMLLFEGGKSLDINNNITQEGIQGAKRFLEHFDMLNPQKKAPVANNNSIYIDKSGWVRARFSGLFQHRAIAGDFVTKGDVIALITDPFGKVEHKVKAPNSGYIINANDAPIVYQGDAIFHITQSYRF; from the coding sequence ATGGCGATAAATAAGAACATCACGATACTTGGCGAAGAAGTTTTACCCGGCGAAAGCAGAACCATTACAATGGAAATTGCCCGCCTGCATACCATGACAAAACTTAAAATCCCAATAATTGTAGAGCGTTCTAAACTGGCAGGGCCAACAGTATTGTTTAGTGCCGGGCTGCATGGCGACGAAATTAACGGGATTGAGATTGTCCGCCAGATGATTGCCCGAAAGATCAACAAACCTAAGCGCGGAACGATTATCTGCATTCCTGTTATTAATATTTTCGGATTCGTAAACCAAAGCCGGGAATTTCCCGATGGTCGCGACCTTAACCGCGTCTTCCCCGGAAGCAAAAACGGATCGCTTGCCAGCCGCTTTGCCTATTACCTGCTAAAAGAGGTGATTCCGAATGTAGATTACTGTATCGACTTTCATGCCGGTGGTGCCAGCCGTTTCAACGCGCCACAAATTCGCATTGTACCCAATAACCCCGAATTGAAAGAACTGTCAGACGTATTTAATGCGCCTTTTACGCTATATTCAAAGAACATAACCGGATCATTTAGAAGTGCCTGCGGAAAACTGGGCGTTAAAATGCTTTTGTTTGAGGGCGGAAAATCACTGGATATTAACAATAATATCACACAGGAAGGTATTCAGGGAGCAAAGCGTTTCCTTGAACATTTCGATATGCTGAATCCGCAAAAGAAAGCACCTGTAGCCAACAACAATTCTATTTACATTGATAAGTCGGGATGGGTACGTGCCCGTTTTTCAGGGTTATTCCAGCACAGGGCTATTGCAGGCGATTTTGTTACCAAAGGCGATGTAATTGCGCTTATAACCGACCCTTTCGGAAAAGTAGAACACAAAGTTAAAGCACCAAACAGCGGCTATATTATCAATGCCAACGATGCTCCGATCGTGTATCAGGGCGATGCCATTTTTCACATCACGCAGAGTTATAGATTTTAG
- a CDS encoding excinuclease ABC subunit C, with the protein MRTPLELQIQTLPDNPGVYQYFDKDDKLLYVGKAKNLKKRVMSYFNKVHDTGRTNVMVRKIVSIKHIVVPTESEALLLENNLIKKLQPRYNIMLKDDKTYPWICIKREPFSRVFSTRKVIKDGSEYFGPYTSFKTVHTLLDLIKELYPLRTCNYDLNETTIRSGKYKVCLEYHLGNCKGPCEGHEPLSVYQDHVDAIRQILKGNFKESLKDFRKLMQDLAMDMRFEEAQKIKEKIEVLENYQARSTVFNPKISNLDVFTIISDESMAYVNFIQVSHGAIIRSHTMEIKKKLDEPDEEILELAVVELRDRFKLMSKEILVPFPISVGENITVTVPKLGDKKQILDLSERNARFFRMDQLKQIKIVDPDRHTNRIMAQMKADLRLPEEPRHIECFDNSNIQGTNPVSACVVFKDGKASKKDYRHFNIKTVVGPDDFASMEEVVFRRYRRLLDENEPLPQLIIIDGGKGQLSSALKSIDALGLRGKITILGIAKRLEEIFYPGDSIPLYLDKKSETLKIIQQLRNEAHRFGITFHRDKRSKAALQTSVETIPGIGEKTMVTLLKHFKSVKRMTAAPEDEIAKVVGPSKAKKITEFYKDKNK; encoded by the coding sequence ATGCGTACTCCTCTTGAACTTCAGATACAAACCCTGCCCGACAATCCGGGTGTTTACCAGTATTTTGACAAAGACGACAAGCTGCTTTATGTGGGTAAGGCAAAGAACCTTAAAAAAAGGGTGATGTCTTATTTTAATAAAGTGCACGACACCGGGCGAACTAACGTGATGGTGCGCAAGATCGTATCTATTAAACACATTGTTGTGCCTACCGAAAGTGAAGCCCTGCTGCTTGAAAATAACCTTATCAAGAAACTTCAGCCGCGCTACAACATCATGCTTAAGGATGATAAGACGTATCCGTGGATATGCATAAAGCGTGAGCCGTTTTCGAGGGTGTTCTCTACCCGAAAGGTGATAAAGGATGGGTCGGAATATTTTGGGCCTTATACCAGTTTCAAGACCGTGCATACGCTTTTGGATCTGATAAAAGAGCTGTATCCGTTGCGTACGTGCAATTACGACCTTAACGAGACAACCATACGTTCCGGAAAATATAAGGTGTGTTTAGAGTACCATTTAGGTAACTGCAAAGGTCCGTGTGAAGGTCACGAGCCATTGAGTGTGTACCAGGACCATGTAGATGCCATCCGTCAGATATTAAAAGGAAATTTTAAAGAATCGCTTAAGGATTTCCGCAAGCTGATGCAGGATCTGGCAATGGATATGCGCTTTGAAGAAGCCCAGAAAATAAAAGAAAAGATAGAAGTACTGGAAAATTACCAGGCACGAAGCACGGTTTTTAACCCTAAAATATCTAACCTCGATGTGTTTACAATAATTTCAGACGAAAGTATGGCCTATGTAAACTTCATTCAGGTGTCGCATGGTGCAATTATCCGTAGCCATACGATGGAAATTAAAAAGAAGCTCGACGAACCCGATGAGGAAATCTTAGAGCTGGCCGTGGTAGAACTGCGCGACCGTTTTAAACTGATGTCGAAAGAAATACTGGTTCCGTTTCCTATAAGTGTAGGCGAAAATATAACGGTTACCGTACCAAAGCTGGGGGACAAAAAACAGATTCTTGACCTTTCGGAGCGTAACGCGCGTTTCTTCCGAATGGATCAGCTGAAGCAGATTAAGATTGTTGACCCCGACCGCCATACCAACCGTATTATGGCGCAGATGAAAGCCGACCTTCGCCTGCCCGAAGAGCCACGCCATATAGAATGTTTTGATAACTCGAACATTCAGGGAACAAACCCTGTTTCGGCATGTGTGGTGTTTAAAGATGGTAAGGCAAGTAAGAAAGACTACCGTCATTTTAATATAAAAACCGTTGTTGGCCCCGACGATTTTGCTTCTATGGAAGAAGTTGTTTTTCGCCGTTACCGCAGGCTGCTTGACGAAAACGAACCATTGCCGCAGCTGATAATTATCGACGGTGGAAAAGGTCAGTTGTCCTCTGCATTAAAAAGTATAGATGCCTTGGGGTTGCGTGGGAAAATTACTATATTGGGCATTGCTAAACGATTGGAAGAAATTTTCTATCCGGGCGACTCGATTCCGCTGTATCTCGACAAGAAATCTGAGACGCTGAAGATCATTCAGCAATTGCGAAATGAAGCGCACCGTTTTGGTATTACCTTTCACCGCGATAAGCGAAGCAAGGCCGCGCTGCAAACATCGGTGGAAACCATACCCGGCATAGGCGAGAAGACTATGGTGACACTGCTGAAGCATTTTAAATCGGTAAAGCGGATGACCGCCGCACCCGAGGATGAAATTGCCAAAGTTGTGGGGCCGTCTAAAGCCAAAAAAATAACTGAGTTTTACAAAGACAAGAATAAATAA